In Holophagaceae bacterium, the sequence TGCACCTGGGACCTGCCCTTCCCGCATCATCCAGTCGTCACGCCGCCGGCCATCACCCGCAGCGGCGAGGGCGTCAGGCTGCTGAGCCGCATGGCGCCTGCCGAGCACCTGGAATTGAACGGGGTATTCGCGGCTTGCAATGCAGCAGGCGTGCCGGTGGCGGCCGCCCTCATCGTCGTGAACCAAGTGGGGCCGGACGCGCACGAACAGTGGATGGAAAACCACGAGGCGCTGGGCCAACGGCTGATCGATGTGCTCAGGGCCTCGGGCGCGCTTGACCTGGAGTGAGCGCAACGGAGGCCCGCCGGCCGTCGCCGCATTCCACGTTCCAACCGCTCTGCGCCGCCTCCACGCGCACACCGCGCGCCGCTCCGGTGACGAAGGCGGGGACCATCGCCTCATGCAGAATTTCCAGGGTCTCCCCATGGGGATGATCAAAGCGGTTGCGGCGTCCCGCGGTGATGATCGCGGCTTCCGGTGAAAGCAGCCGGATCCAGCCGGGATCGCTGGCGCTCCGGCTGCCGTGATGGCCCGCTTTCAAAAGGCGGTGGTAGGACGCAGATGTGGTGGCCGGGCTTTGCCTGGACACCACGTGGGGAGCACGAGGGGGACGCAGAGGGAGCGAAGCGACCGGGCGGTCCCCCTCGTTCATGGCGCGCCCCGGTTCGCCGAGTTCCATGAGATCCCGCTCCTGGATCCTCAGCGCGTCGCCCATGAGCCAGATCTCGCGATCCTGCCACCGCACCCGCAACACGGCGGACACCATGTTGGCGTCCGGCAGGTCGAAGGGTTTCGGCGGCCATCGCACCGACACGGTCGCCGGCCCCACCGGCCATTCGTCCCCGCGGCGCAGCCTGCCCCTGGCCTGGTCTCCGGCGGGCCTGAAGGCAACCCAGGGATCTTCCGCGTCGGCGGTCTCAGGAAGCGCCGTCGTAGTGAAGGACCGCAACCTTGACAGCGTGGCCCATCCTCCGGCGTGGTCGCCATGGGGATGGGTGATGACCAGGCGCACCGGCTCGGTGACGCCGCGGCGGCTCAGGACCCTGGCGATGCGCCTCGCGGCCCATGGAGCTGGTCCTGTGTCGATCAGGGTCGCCTCGCCGCCGGGAATCCGCAGCAGCAGGGCATCCCCCTGGCCGATATCCATGGCTTCGAGGCTCAGGGCGGTGGCTTTTCGGCCCGTGCCGCCCATGGCGAGCAGGAGGACCGACCCGGCCAGCAGCGCAAGGATCCAGGCCCGGGTACGGGCCATCCGGGCCTGGGCATGGGCCAGCCCAAGCCAGCCGAGGATCAACAGAATCCACGGCCATAGCCGGGCGGTGGCCAGGGGCGTGACATGGGCGAAAAAGGGTACGAAGACTCCGCCGGTCCAGGCCAGCAGGAGGCCGATACCCTGCACCATGCCTGGGACCGGGACCAAGGTCAGAAAAAGGCAGACCGGCGTCAGCAGGGCGATCAGAGGGAGCACCGCCACATTCGCCACGGCTCCCCACAACGGGACACCGCCATGGAACAGGGCCAGCAACGGCAGCGTCGCCATCCAGGGCGCCAGGAAGCGGGCGGCTGCAAGCGCATGCTTTCCCAGCATCGGAGCCATCAGGCCTGCCAGGGGTTCGGCCCCCCAGATCAAGGCCAGCAGGGCCCACCAGGCCAGCAGGAACCCAGGTTCGCAGCCAGCGGCGGGATGCCCGAGGAGCCAAAGCAGCAGGGCCAGGTGGAGGCCCAGGACCGGCGGCAGCTTCCAGCCGCTGGCGCCGCCCATCGCCCAGGCGAGGCCCATGAAGAGCCCCCGCCACACCGGCGCGGAAAAACCCACCACCGCCGCATAGGCGATGCCAGCCGCCACGGCGCCCACGGAGCCTCCACGGCCCAGCAGCCGGCGAAGCAGAGCCTGCACGGCGGCCATCACCAGGGTCACCTGGAGCCCCGAGACGATCAGGATGTGCAGAGTCCCGCTCTCCGCGAAGGCCGAGGTCGTTTCTTCGTGCACGGGCGAGATGCCCAGGGCCAGGGCGCCCCAGAGATCCCGGGCGGTGGGATCCGTCAACGGCAGCGCTTCGAACTTCGCCCGCACGAATGACTGCAGCCGCAGGAGCGGGGTTGGTTTTGGCGCGCCCAGGATTTCGAATTGCAGGGCCGAAGCGAGGTGGATGCGGCGCGGGGTGCGATCGCTCCTGGCCCGCCAGAGCGGGCGCTCCACCAGGAACCGCGGGGCCGGATCCACGGGCCGCAGTTCCGCCCGCAGCCGCACTGGGGTGCCGGGAAGCGGTGGAGCGATCCGCTCCTGGTCGCCCGGCCAGGGGATCGCGATGCGCCATCGGTTGCCTTCCAGGGCAGGGGGGGAGGAGATTTCCAATGCGCTGACCAGTTGATCGCCCCGCAAGGCCCAGAGGGCGTCGATGCGGCCCTCGATCACCTGCACATCGGACGGCAGCCCGGCTTCCCAGAGGGCCCTCTGGCGCAGGTTGCCGAAGACGCCCCAGACGAGGACCGCAGCCAGGGGAACCGCCGCCAGCTTCTTGTGGCGGATCAGCGCGGAGGTCGAGACCACCACGAACCAGCCGCCGATGATCCAGGGCATTCCCAGATGGCCCGCCCAATCCTCAGGCAGCAGCCAAGGCAACGCACAGGCGGCGGCCAGAGCCCAGGCCAATGGCCAAAGTTCCCTTCCGCTTATCCGAAGCCAGAGCCTTTCCCTTGTGAGCATTCAAGAGTGTAAGCCGCAGTGGAGAGCCCATCGGCCATGAAAAAATAGCCCGGAGAAATGGCAGGCCAGCGCTGGCGGAGAAGGAATCCCCGCCTCCCATAAATTTGAAGCGTCGGCTTGACAGCCGCCGGGGAGCGATGGAGTCTGTGCCTATGCCGCCACAGCCACGTACCAGGACGATCATTTCGGGCAGGTGCCTCTATTCCAGGTTGCGGATCTCGGCCTTTGGAGTGGCATCGATGGGCCTGCTGGCCTGGACGCCGCGCATCCACGAGGCCCAGACCAAAGTGGCTTCGCGGATGATTCCCGCCCCCATGTCAGCGCTGATGGCAGCCTACCCCGAGGCCCTGAGCGAAGGCGCCCGGGGGGTAGGCAACGACCAGCCGCCCTCTCCGGAGGAAATTGAAGACCAGTACGGGCGGATCCTCGCTTTGAGCGAAGCCCGCAAAAATCCCGGGGAAATCGTGCGGGAGCTGGGGCGATTGGCCCACCTGGTCCAGGAGATCACCGCTCCCGGCAGCACCAGGGGGGTGGACCCGCTGAGGGTGTCCTTCGAAGCCTACGCCGAGGAGCGCCTGAAACTGCTCGTCGTGACCCAGGAGCCTTTCTGGTCCTTGAAAGCCGACCTGGATCCGAAACCCAAACTGCTGGAGTGGGCCAAACTCAAATCCCACCGCCATGGGCAGCTGTTGGACCACTTCGATTTGAAAACGGGGCGCCGCTTGGGCCAGTGGGATGACCTGTCGGTTCCCTACGCGCTCCTGCAGCTCTCCTTTTCGAATGGAGTGCAGGCGACCGCCAACATTTGGATCCTCATCTACCGTGCCACGGGCGATCTTTGGTCTTATCCTTCCCTTGGGAGCGGCAAGTGATTCACGCGACCGACTTGGAAGAACCCGGGGTGCTTGGGTTTTTCGCGCATCAAGACTATCTTTAGAACCTCATTCGGAGCCCCAACATGGCTAGCTACACAAGGCTCGGTTCCTTCCTCATGGCCAGCGAGCTGACAGCGGACCCGATCGGCCGCATCCAGCGGGGCGTGTCCATCGTGGGCAGCGCCTTCGACCATCATTGGCTCGTGCGCACCTTCTCCGAGGAGCTGCTGCAGGCGGGTCTGGCCGCGAAGCTGGGAGAAGCGAGCAAATTGCTGCCGCAACTCAGCGGGTCCAAGGCCTTCGGGCAGGGCTACCGCATTGAGAGCGCGGCGCCCGCCCATGTCGCCTGCGATTATGTGCCCGGCCGCACGCTGGCGCAGATGATTGAGAAGGCCAAGATCGAGCAGATTCCCCTCGGCGTGGACCATGCCTTGTCCATCCTCCAGGGCATCGCCCAGGGGGTGATCCATCTGCATTCGAAGGGTCTCAGCCATGGCTCCCTGACGCCCCACGGCGTCTGGGTGAGTTTCGAGGGAGCCACCGAGATCCTCGACGCTCCTTATTCACAAGCCATCCGCCAAATCCTGCCCAAGGCGCCAGTGACCAAGGGATCGCTGGAATCCTACCTGCGCGACACAGGCGGAAACGCCCTCCAGCAGGATTTCTTCTCCATGGGCGCGATGCTCTACGAACTGCTCACCTTCGAGAAGCTGCCCGTGATGGCCGACCCGGCTTTCGCCGCCAGCAAGGCGACACTCAAAGCCGCCCAGGAGGACACGCCGGTCCCGCCGGAAATTCTGAGCTTGCTGAAGCGGCTGCTGGGCGTCGGCAATCCCTTCGAGAGCGTCCAGGCCTTCAACACCGAGATGGACCACGTGCTCTACGACGGCGATTACAGTCCCACGACGTTCAACATGGCCTTCTTCATGCACACCCTTTTCCGCGAGGAAAACGACCGGGATGGCGCTGCCGTGAAGACCGAACAGGCCGACAACTTCGCGGCCTATTCCTCCGAAGCCGACAGCATCCATGCCTCCCGTCCCCATTCCGAAGTGAGCGAGGCCGAGGAGGCCCAGACCACCCGGGTCAGCAAGAAGGGGTTGTACGGCGGCCTTGCGGCGGTCGTCGCCGTCGTGGGTGTGCTTGGATTCTTTGCCCTGAGGCCCAAGGGCGAGAGCGAAGAGATCACCAAGATGCGCACCGAGCTGGCCCAGCTCCAGGCTGCGCAGGCCGAAAAAGAACAGCAGCTGGCCGGAGCTAGCCAGGCCAGCAAGGAGAAACTGGACCTCCTGAAGAAACAGCAGACCGAGGCGAAGTCGGCCGCGGAACAAGCCAAGCTGGAACAACAGATCAAGGAGGAAGAGCGCAATAAACAGGAACTGGAGCAGAAGAAGGCCGAACTGAGGAAACAGCAGGAAGAAGCCAGAACCAGGGCCGCCCAGATCGCCCAGGCTTCAGCTGCAAAGCCTGCCCCGGCGGCCGTGGCACCCAAAGTTGAGCCTAAGGCGGAGCCCAAGGTGGAACCGCCTCCACCGGCCGCCAAGCCGACGCCTGCGGTGGCAGAACCCCCCAGACCGACGCCAGCTGTGGCCCAGCCCCAAACGGCGCCCACCATCGTGCAGGAGACCTCTGCGATGGCTTTGAACAAGGCCCAGCCCAACTTCCCGATGCGGGCCAAACAGATGCGCTTCGAGGTGGATAAATCCCATTCCGTGAAGGTGAAAGTCTTCGTGGATGCCCAGGGCCGGCCGCAAAAAGTCACGGTCATCAGCGGCGTTGATGGCGCTTGGGGCTTCAATGAAGCCGCCCACGACGCAGCTTCCCGTTCGACCTACACGCCTGCTACCCGGGATGGCGTCCCCGTGGCTGGTTTCGCGATCGTGGAGTATGTGTTTGGACCCTCGGGCCGCCGTTGATGGCCTGATGCCTGGCGGCATCCAACCAAAGAACGCCCGGATCTTTCGGGCGTTTTTCCATCCGGGGCTGCCCCTGCTTCGATAGCGCGGGTCCGCCCCCGCCGCACCGGCCGTTGACCGATGGAAGGGACCGTTGCCC encodes:
- a CDS encoding ComEC/Rec2 family competence protein, giving the protein MAWALAAACALPWLLPEDWAGHLGMPWIIGGWFVVVSTSALIRHKKLAAVPLAAVLVWGVFGNLRQRALWEAGLPSDVQVIEGRIDALWALRGDQLVSALEISSPPALEGNRWRIAIPWPGDQERIAPPLPGTPVRLRAELRPVDPAPRFLVERPLWRARSDRTPRRIHLASALQFEILGAPKPTPLLRLQSFVRAKFEALPLTDPTARDLWGALALGISPVHEETTSAFAESGTLHILIVSGLQVTLVMAAVQALLRRLLGRGGSVGAVAAGIAYAAVVGFSAPVWRGLFMGLAWAMGGASGWKLPPVLGLHLALLLWLLGHPAAGCEPGFLLAWWALLALIWGAEPLAGLMAPMLGKHALAAARFLAPWMATLPLLALFHGGVPLWGAVANVAVLPLIALLTPVCLFLTLVPVPGMVQGIGLLLAWTGGVFVPFFAHVTPLATARLWPWILLILGWLGLAHAQARMARTRAWILALLAGSVLLLAMGGTGRKATALSLEAMDIGQGDALLLRIPGGEATLIDTGPAPWAARRIARVLSRRGVTEPVRLVITHPHGDHAGGWATLSRLRSFTTTALPETADAEDPWVAFRPAGDQARGRLRRGDEWPVGPATVSVRWPPKPFDLPDANMVSAVLRVRWQDREIWLMGDALRIQERDLMELGEPGRAMNEGDRPVASLPLRPPRAPHVVSRQSPATTSASYHRLLKAGHHGSRSASDPGWIRLLSPEAAIITAGRRNRFDHPHGETLEILHEAMVPAFVTGAARGVRVEAAQSGWNVECGDGRRASVALTPGQARPRP
- a CDS encoding energy transducer TonB; protein product: MASYTRLGSFLMASELTADPIGRIQRGVSIVGSAFDHHWLVRTFSEELLQAGLAAKLGEASKLLPQLSGSKAFGQGYRIESAAPAHVACDYVPGRTLAQMIEKAKIEQIPLGVDHALSILQGIAQGVIHLHSKGLSHGSLTPHGVWVSFEGATEILDAPYSQAIRQILPKAPVTKGSLESYLRDTGGNALQQDFFSMGAMLYELLTFEKLPVMADPAFAASKATLKAAQEDTPVPPEILSLLKRLLGVGNPFESVQAFNTEMDHVLYDGDYSPTTFNMAFFMHTLFREENDRDGAAVKTEQADNFAAYSSEADSIHASRPHSEVSEAEEAQTTRVSKKGLYGGLAAVVAVVGVLGFFALRPKGESEEITKMRTELAQLQAAQAEKEQQLAGASQASKEKLDLLKKQQTEAKSAAEQAKLEQQIKEEERNKQELEQKKAELRKQQEEARTRAAQIAQASAAKPAPAAVAPKVEPKAEPKVEPPPPAAKPTPAVAEPPRPTPAVAQPQTAPTIVQETSAMALNKAQPNFPMRAKQMRFEVDKSHSVKVKVFVDAQGRPQKVTVISGVDGAWGFNEAAHDAASRSTYTPATRDGVPVAGFAIVEYVFGPSGRR